In Nothobranchius furzeri strain GRZ-AD chromosome 18, NfurGRZ-RIMD1, whole genome shotgun sequence, a single genomic region encodes these proteins:
- the iars2 gene encoding isoleucine--tRNA ligase, mitochondrial isoform X1, whose protein sequence is MLLCRVSAVTHTLAGWARRSHRGGGLLLSRAVSISSGRCHGVSPGENSAQPAEGGSAQALYRDTVLLPRTEFPMKLTGQKLLDQELQIQQECGFAELYSWQRDRKAKKGFCLHDGPPYANGDPHVGHALNKILKDIRNRFEMLRGRQVHYIPGWDCHGLPIEMKALGDLGTSGLGPLQIRRKAREFAEGAIARQKAAFQRWGVMADWEHCYYTYDGAYEAAQLKVFLEMHSKGLVYQDYKPVFWSPSSRTALAEAELEYNPEHTSRAVYATFPLVTLPPKLASEEGLENVSVLVWTTQPWTIPANQAVCYMPNAQYSVVKRADNSQLLLVATERTASLAALLHTELQSICTLSGSQLQGGLCKHPTIPDKQVPLLPANHVTMAKGTGLVHTAPAHGMDDYSVASHFKLPVDCMVDEDGKFTDLAGPELQNLPVMTEGTDKVISLLKESSSLLLEEQCVHSYPYDWRTKQPVVIRPSKQWFINTASLKDKAKEALQKVTILPESARSSLLAMLDSRTYWCISRQRSWGVPIPVFYHGESREPLINKYTVAHVAKLFKEKGSDCWWELPIEALLPPEVLKKSKAGPASDYVRGEDVLDIWFDSGASWAAVLEESDPRADAYVEGKDQLGGWFQSSLLTSVAVRNKAPYKSLVVHGFAVSEKGEKMSKSLGNVVDPDEVINGTKDGGLPAYGADVLRWWVAESNVFSEVQIGPSALNSARDSISKVRNTLRFLLGNLHGFDPRLQTVDPTQMRYVDQYMLHLLREFGMKVTDAYSEFDAGRVVRILQAFITRDLSSFYFSVIKDRLYCDAEDSLGRRSCQTALEEILDGVTRSVAPILPHLAEEVYLHTPGHETGETLFRSGWIKSSSVWRRPGLEEAVEGACAIRDSFLSSIPGKNPNQYELTIAIEPGLLFELMESLQEESTSTTSQLVELMMAARVNLASDLPRDLHPDALLNHGTFLINLEGGVIREDSPYSIAVTPTSAARCPRCRRYTAESADCLCPRCSGVVSQAH, encoded by the exons ATGCTGCTGTGTCGAGTTTCGGCCGTGACCCACACGCTTGCGGGATGGGCACGGAGGTCACACCGGGGAGGTGGCCTCCTCCTCAGCCGCGCCGTGTCCATCAGCTCCGGCCGCTGTCATGGTGTCAGCCCCGGAGAAAACAGCGCTCAGCCCGCAGAGGGAGGCTCCGCTCAGGCTCTGTACCGAGACACGGTGCTCCTGCCCCGGACTGAGTTCCCCATGAAACTAACCGGACAGAAGCTTCTGGACCAAGAACTTCAAATTCAGCAG GAATGTGGGTTTGCAGAGTTGTACTCCTGGCAGAGAGACAGGAAGGCCAAGAAGGGGTTTTGCCTTCACGATGGACCCCCGTATGCCAACGGAGACCCTCACGTTGGCCATGCACTCAATAAG aTCTTGAAAGATATCCGGAATCGTTTTGAGATGCTGAGAGGACGACAGGTCCATTACATCCCAGGCTGGGACTGCCACGGCCTGCCCATAGAGATGAAAGCTCTGGGCGATCTGGGCACCAGTGGCCTCGGCCCGCTGCAGATTAGACGAAAAG CGCGAGAGTTTGCAGAAGGGGCGATCGCTCGGCAGAAGGCTGCCTTCCAGCGCTGGGGGGTGATGGCTGACTGGGAACACTGCTACTACACGTACGACGGGGCGTACGAGGCGGCTCAGTTGAAAGTCTTCCTGGAGATGCACAGCAAG GGTCTCGTATATCAGGACTACAAACCCGTCTTCTGGTCTCCATCGTCCAG GACAGCCCTGGCCGAGGCGGAGCTGGAGTACAACCCCGAACACACGAGCAGAGCCGTTTACGCCACGTTTCCTCTCGTCACGCTCCCGCCAAAGCTCGCTTCAGAAGAAG GATTGGAGAACGTCTCGGTGCTGGTCTGGACCACCCAGCCATGGACCATTCCTGCCAACCAGGCTGTGTGCTACATGCCAAACGCTCA ATACTCGGTAGTGAAGCGGGCGGATAATTCTCAGCTGCTGCTGGTGGCGACTGAACGGACGGCTAGCCTGGCAGCGCTGCTGCACACAGAGCTgcaaagcatctgcaccctctcAG GCTCCCAGCTTCAAGGCGGATTATGCAAACATCCCACAATCCCAGACAAGCAAGTCCCGCTGCTCCCAGCCAATCATGTGACGATGGCGAAAGGAACAGGGTTGGTCCACACGGCGCCAGCTCACGGCATGGACGATTACAGTGTGGCTTCACACTTTAAACTGCCAGTG GACTGTATGGTGGATGAAGATGGGAAGTTCACAGATCTGGCTGGACCTGAGCTCCAGAACCTGCCTGTGATGACCGAGGGAACTGATAAAG tgaTTTCGCTGCTGAAggagagcagctctctgctgctggaggagcagtgcgTCCACAGTTATCCATACGACTGGCGCACCAAGCAGCCTGTGGTCATCAGGCCCAGTAAACAGTGGTTCATCAACACGGCGTCGCTCAAAGACAAAGCCAAG GAAGCGCTGCAGAAGGTGACGATTCTGCCAGAGTCGGCCAGAAGCAGCCTGCTGGCCATGCTGGACAGTCGGACCTACTGGTGCATCTCCAGGCAGCGGAGCTGGGGGGTCCCCATCCCGGTGTTCTACCACGGAGAGAGCCGAGAACCTCTGATCAACAA ATACACGGTGGCCCACGTCGCAAAACTCTTCAAAGAAAAGGGCAGCGACTGTTGGTGGGAGCTTCCCATCGAAGCTTTGCTGCCTCCAGAAGTTCTCAAGAAG AGTAAAGCGGGACCGGCGAGCGACTACGTTCGAGGAGAAGACGTTTTGGACATCTGGTTCGACAGCGGAGCATCGTGGGCAGCCGTGCTGGAAG AGTCGGACCCCAGAGCAGACGCGTATGTGGAGGGAAAGGACCAGCTGGGAGGCTGGTTTCAGTCCTCGCTGCTCACCAGCGTGGCGGTCAGGAACAAGGCGCCTTACAA GTCTCTGGTGGTTCACGGCTTTGCCGTCAGCGAAAAGGGAGAGAAGATGTCCAAGTCTCTGGGAAACGTAGTCGATCCTGATGAAGTCATCAACGGGACAAAG GATGGCGGTCTTCCGGCTTACGGAGCAGACGTGCTCCGTTGGTGGGTCGCAGAGTCAAACGTCTTCTCCGAAGTCCAGATTGGACCCAGCGCCCTGAACTCTGCGCGGGACAGCATCAGTAAG GTGAGGAACACGCTCAGGTTCCTGCTCGGGAACCTGCACGGGTTCGACCCGCGACTTCAGACCGTAGACCCGACGCAGATGCGCTACGTCGACCAGTACATGCTGCACCTGCTGCGCGAGTTCGGCATGAAG GTCACAGACGCCTACAGCGAGTTTGACGCCGGCAGGGTGGTCCGTATCCTCCAAGCCTTCATCACCAGAGACCTCTCCAGCTTTTACTTCAGTGTCATCAAAGACAG GTTGTACTGCGATGCAGAAGACTCGCTGGGCAGGAGGTCCTGTCAGACGGCTTTAGAGGAAATTCTGGACGGGGTAACCCGATCTGTGGCTCCCATCCTGCCACACCTAGCAGAGGAGGTCTACCTGCACACACCGGGACACGAGA CAGGAGAAACGTTATTCAGAAGCGGATGGATCAAAAGCAGCTCCGTGTGGCGGCGACCAGGTTTAGAGGAGGCCGTGGAAGGAGCTTGTGCCATCAGGGACTCCTTCCTGTCCTCCATTCCCGGGAAAAACCCCAACCAGTACGAGCTCACCATCGCCATCGAGCCCGGTCTTCTGTTTGAGCTCATGGAG TCTCTCCAGGAAGAGtccacctccaccacctcccAGCTGGTGGAGCTAATGATGGCGGCGCGGGTCAACCTGGCCAGCGACCTGCCTCGAGACCTGCACCCAGACGCCCTGCTGAACCATGGGACCTTCCTCATCAACCTGGAAG GTGGGGTCATCCGAGAGGACAGCCCCTACAGCATCGCCGTGACGCCCACCTCTGCTGCTCGCTGCCCACGGTGTCGCCGCTACACGGCAGAGTCTGCAGACTGCCTCTGTCCGCGCTGCAGCGGCGTCGTCTCACAGGCTCACTGA
- the iars2 gene encoding isoleucine--tRNA ligase, mitochondrial isoform X3: MLLCRVSAVTHTLAGWARRSHRGGGLLLSRAVSISSGRCHGVSPGENSAQPAEGGSAQALYRDTVLLPRTEFPMKLTGQKLLDQELQIQQECGFAELYSWQRDRKAKKGFCLHDGPPYANGDPHVGHALNKILKDIRNRFEMLRGRQVHYIPGWDCHGLPIEMKALGDLGTSGLGPLQIRRKAREFAEGAIARQKAAFQRWGVMADWEHCYYTYDGAYEAAQLKVFLEMHSKGLVYQDYKPVFWSPSSRTALAEAELEYNPEHTSRAVYATFPLVTLPPKLASEEGLENVSVLVWTTQPWTIPANQAVCYMPNAQYSVVKRADNSQLLLVATERTASLAALLHTELQSICTLSGSQLQGGLCKHPTIPDKQVPLLPANHVTMAKGTGLVHTAPAHGMDDYSVASHFKLPVDCMVDEDGKFTDLAGPELQNLPVMTEGTDKVISLLKESSSLLLEEQCVHSYPYDWRTKQPVVIRPSKQWFINTASLKDKAKEALQKVTILPESARSSLLAMLDSRTYWCISRQRSWGVPIPVFYHGESREPLINKYTVAHVAKLFKEKGSDCWWELPIEALLPPEVLKKSKAGPASDYVRGEDVLDIWFDSGASWAAVLEGPTHKIRRTSEEPESHLSWFRPVSHLHPGISLRPPHHLLSCLPAESDPRADAYVEGKDQLGGWFQSSLLTSVAVRNKAPYKSLVVHGFAVSEKGEKMSKSLGNVVDPDEVINGTKDGGLPAYGADVLRWWVAESNVFSEVQIGPSALNSARDSISKVRNTLRFLLGNLHGFDPRLQTVDPTQMRYVDQYMLHLLREFGMKVTDAYSEFDAGRVVRILQAFITRDLSSFYFSVIKDRLYCDAEDSLGRRSCQTALEEILDGVTRSVAPILPHLAEEVYLHTPGHETGETLFRSGWIKSSSVWRRPGLEEAVEGACAIRDSFLSSIPGKNPNQYELTIAIEPGLLFELMESLQEESTSTTSQLVELMMAARVNLASDLPRDLHPDALLNHGTFLINLEGGVIREDSPYSIAVTPTSAARCPRCRRYTAESADCLCPRCSGVVSQAH, encoded by the exons ATGCTGCTGTGTCGAGTTTCGGCCGTGACCCACACGCTTGCGGGATGGGCACGGAGGTCACACCGGGGAGGTGGCCTCCTCCTCAGCCGCGCCGTGTCCATCAGCTCCGGCCGCTGTCATGGTGTCAGCCCCGGAGAAAACAGCGCTCAGCCCGCAGAGGGAGGCTCCGCTCAGGCTCTGTACCGAGACACGGTGCTCCTGCCCCGGACTGAGTTCCCCATGAAACTAACCGGACAGAAGCTTCTGGACCAAGAACTTCAAATTCAGCAG GAATGTGGGTTTGCAGAGTTGTACTCCTGGCAGAGAGACAGGAAGGCCAAGAAGGGGTTTTGCCTTCACGATGGACCCCCGTATGCCAACGGAGACCCTCACGTTGGCCATGCACTCAATAAG aTCTTGAAAGATATCCGGAATCGTTTTGAGATGCTGAGAGGACGACAGGTCCATTACATCCCAGGCTGGGACTGCCACGGCCTGCCCATAGAGATGAAAGCTCTGGGCGATCTGGGCACCAGTGGCCTCGGCCCGCTGCAGATTAGACGAAAAG CGCGAGAGTTTGCAGAAGGGGCGATCGCTCGGCAGAAGGCTGCCTTCCAGCGCTGGGGGGTGATGGCTGACTGGGAACACTGCTACTACACGTACGACGGGGCGTACGAGGCGGCTCAGTTGAAAGTCTTCCTGGAGATGCACAGCAAG GGTCTCGTATATCAGGACTACAAACCCGTCTTCTGGTCTCCATCGTCCAG GACAGCCCTGGCCGAGGCGGAGCTGGAGTACAACCCCGAACACACGAGCAGAGCCGTTTACGCCACGTTTCCTCTCGTCACGCTCCCGCCAAAGCTCGCTTCAGAAGAAG GATTGGAGAACGTCTCGGTGCTGGTCTGGACCACCCAGCCATGGACCATTCCTGCCAACCAGGCTGTGTGCTACATGCCAAACGCTCA ATACTCGGTAGTGAAGCGGGCGGATAATTCTCAGCTGCTGCTGGTGGCGACTGAACGGACGGCTAGCCTGGCAGCGCTGCTGCACACAGAGCTgcaaagcatctgcaccctctcAG GCTCCCAGCTTCAAGGCGGATTATGCAAACATCCCACAATCCCAGACAAGCAAGTCCCGCTGCTCCCAGCCAATCATGTGACGATGGCGAAAGGAACAGGGTTGGTCCACACGGCGCCAGCTCACGGCATGGACGATTACAGTGTGGCTTCACACTTTAAACTGCCAGTG GACTGTATGGTGGATGAAGATGGGAAGTTCACAGATCTGGCTGGACCTGAGCTCCAGAACCTGCCTGTGATGACCGAGGGAACTGATAAAG tgaTTTCGCTGCTGAAggagagcagctctctgctgctggaggagcagtgcgTCCACAGTTATCCATACGACTGGCGCACCAAGCAGCCTGTGGTCATCAGGCCCAGTAAACAGTGGTTCATCAACACGGCGTCGCTCAAAGACAAAGCCAAG GAAGCGCTGCAGAAGGTGACGATTCTGCCAGAGTCGGCCAGAAGCAGCCTGCTGGCCATGCTGGACAGTCGGACCTACTGGTGCATCTCCAGGCAGCGGAGCTGGGGGGTCCCCATCCCGGTGTTCTACCACGGAGAGAGCCGAGAACCTCTGATCAACAA ATACACGGTGGCCCACGTCGCAAAACTCTTCAAAGAAAAGGGCAGCGACTGTTGGTGGGAGCTTCCCATCGAAGCTTTGCTGCCTCCAGAAGTTCTCAAGAAG AGTAAAGCGGGACCGGCGAGCGACTACGTTCGAGGAGAAGACGTTTTGGACATCTGGTTCGACAGCGGAGCATCGTGGGCAGCCGTGCTGGAAGGTCCGACTCAC AAGATCAGGAGGACATCTGAGGAGCCGGAGTCTCATCTGAGCTGGTTCAGac CTGTTTCTCATCTTCATCCTGGTATCTCGCTCAGACCCCCTCACCACCTCCTCTCCTGCCTCCCTGCAGAGTCGGACCCCAGAGCAGACGCGTATGTGGAGGGAAAGGACCAGCTGGGAGGCTGGTTTCAGTCCTCGCTGCTCACCAGCGTGGCGGTCAGGAACAAGGCGCCTTACAA GTCTCTGGTGGTTCACGGCTTTGCCGTCAGCGAAAAGGGAGAGAAGATGTCCAAGTCTCTGGGAAACGTAGTCGATCCTGATGAAGTCATCAACGGGACAAAG GATGGCGGTCTTCCGGCTTACGGAGCAGACGTGCTCCGTTGGTGGGTCGCAGAGTCAAACGTCTTCTCCGAAGTCCAGATTGGACCCAGCGCCCTGAACTCTGCGCGGGACAGCATCAGTAAG GTGAGGAACACGCTCAGGTTCCTGCTCGGGAACCTGCACGGGTTCGACCCGCGACTTCAGACCGTAGACCCGACGCAGATGCGCTACGTCGACCAGTACATGCTGCACCTGCTGCGCGAGTTCGGCATGAAG GTCACAGACGCCTACAGCGAGTTTGACGCCGGCAGGGTGGTCCGTATCCTCCAAGCCTTCATCACCAGAGACCTCTCCAGCTTTTACTTCAGTGTCATCAAAGACAG GTTGTACTGCGATGCAGAAGACTCGCTGGGCAGGAGGTCCTGTCAGACGGCTTTAGAGGAAATTCTGGACGGGGTAACCCGATCTGTGGCTCCCATCCTGCCACACCTAGCAGAGGAGGTCTACCTGCACACACCGGGACACGAGA CAGGAGAAACGTTATTCAGAAGCGGATGGATCAAAAGCAGCTCCGTGTGGCGGCGACCAGGTTTAGAGGAGGCCGTGGAAGGAGCTTGTGCCATCAGGGACTCCTTCCTGTCCTCCATTCCCGGGAAAAACCCCAACCAGTACGAGCTCACCATCGCCATCGAGCCCGGTCTTCTGTTTGAGCTCATGGAG TCTCTCCAGGAAGAGtccacctccaccacctcccAGCTGGTGGAGCTAATGATGGCGGCGCGGGTCAACCTGGCCAGCGACCTGCCTCGAGACCTGCACCCAGACGCCCTGCTGAACCATGGGACCTTCCTCATCAACCTGGAAG GTGGGGTCATCCGAGAGGACAGCCCCTACAGCATCGCCGTGACGCCCACCTCTGCTGCTCGCTGCCCACGGTGTCGCCGCTACACGGCAGAGTCTGCAGACTGCCTCTGTCCGCGCTGCAGCGGCGTCGTCTCACAGGCTCACTGA
- the iars2 gene encoding isoleucine--tRNA ligase, mitochondrial isoform X2 yields MLLCRVSAVTHTLAGWARRSHRGGGLLLSRAVSISSGRCHGVSPGENSAQPAEGGSAQALYRDTVLLPRTEFPMKLTGQKLLDQELQIQQECGFAELYSWQRDRKAKKGFCLHDGPPYANGDPHVGHALNKILKDIRNRFEMLRGRQVHYIPGWDCHGLPIEMKALGDLGTSGLGPLQIRRKAREFAEGAIARQKAAFQRWGVMADWEHCYYTYDGAYEAAQLKVFLEMHSKGLVYQDYKPVFWSPSSRTALAEAELEYNPEHTSRAVYATFPLVTLPPKLASEEGLENVSVLVWTTQPWTIPANQAVCYMPNAQYSVVKRADNSQLLLVATERTASLAALLHTELQSICTLSGSQLQGGLCKHPTIPDKQVPLLPANHVTMAKGTGLVHTAPAHGMDDYSVASHFKLPVDCMVDEDGKFTDLAGPELQNLPVMTEGTDKVISLLKESSSLLLEEQCVHSYPYDWRTKQPVVIRPSKQWFINTASLKDKAKEALQKVTILPESARSSLLAMLDSRTYWCISRQRSWGVPIPVFYHGESREPLINKYTVAHVAKLFKEKGSDCWWELPIEALLPPEVLKKSKAGPASDYVRGEDVLDIWFDSGASWAAVLEESDPRADAYVEGKDQLGGWFQSSLLTSVAVRNKAPYKSLVVHGFAVSEKGEKMSKSLGNVVDPDEVINGTKDGGLPAYGADVLRWWVAESNVFSEVQIGPSALNSARDSISKVRNTLRFLLGNLHGFDPRLQTVDPTQMRYVDQYMLHLLREFGMKVTDAYSEFDAGRVVRILQAFITRDLSSFYFSVIKDRLYCDAEDSLGRRSCQTALEEILDGVTRSVAPILPHLAEEVYLHTPGHERETLFRSGWIKSSSVWRRPGLEEAVEGACAIRDSFLSSIPGKNPNQYELTIAIEPGLLFELMESLQEESTSTTSQLVELMMAARVNLASDLPRDLHPDALLNHGTFLINLEGGVIREDSPYSIAVTPTSAARCPRCRRYTAESADCLCPRCSGVVSQAH; encoded by the exons ATGCTGCTGTGTCGAGTTTCGGCCGTGACCCACACGCTTGCGGGATGGGCACGGAGGTCACACCGGGGAGGTGGCCTCCTCCTCAGCCGCGCCGTGTCCATCAGCTCCGGCCGCTGTCATGGTGTCAGCCCCGGAGAAAACAGCGCTCAGCCCGCAGAGGGAGGCTCCGCTCAGGCTCTGTACCGAGACACGGTGCTCCTGCCCCGGACTGAGTTCCCCATGAAACTAACCGGACAGAAGCTTCTGGACCAAGAACTTCAAATTCAGCAG GAATGTGGGTTTGCAGAGTTGTACTCCTGGCAGAGAGACAGGAAGGCCAAGAAGGGGTTTTGCCTTCACGATGGACCCCCGTATGCCAACGGAGACCCTCACGTTGGCCATGCACTCAATAAG aTCTTGAAAGATATCCGGAATCGTTTTGAGATGCTGAGAGGACGACAGGTCCATTACATCCCAGGCTGGGACTGCCACGGCCTGCCCATAGAGATGAAAGCTCTGGGCGATCTGGGCACCAGTGGCCTCGGCCCGCTGCAGATTAGACGAAAAG CGCGAGAGTTTGCAGAAGGGGCGATCGCTCGGCAGAAGGCTGCCTTCCAGCGCTGGGGGGTGATGGCTGACTGGGAACACTGCTACTACACGTACGACGGGGCGTACGAGGCGGCTCAGTTGAAAGTCTTCCTGGAGATGCACAGCAAG GGTCTCGTATATCAGGACTACAAACCCGTCTTCTGGTCTCCATCGTCCAG GACAGCCCTGGCCGAGGCGGAGCTGGAGTACAACCCCGAACACACGAGCAGAGCCGTTTACGCCACGTTTCCTCTCGTCACGCTCCCGCCAAAGCTCGCTTCAGAAGAAG GATTGGAGAACGTCTCGGTGCTGGTCTGGACCACCCAGCCATGGACCATTCCTGCCAACCAGGCTGTGTGCTACATGCCAAACGCTCA ATACTCGGTAGTGAAGCGGGCGGATAATTCTCAGCTGCTGCTGGTGGCGACTGAACGGACGGCTAGCCTGGCAGCGCTGCTGCACACAGAGCTgcaaagcatctgcaccctctcAG GCTCCCAGCTTCAAGGCGGATTATGCAAACATCCCACAATCCCAGACAAGCAAGTCCCGCTGCTCCCAGCCAATCATGTGACGATGGCGAAAGGAACAGGGTTGGTCCACACGGCGCCAGCTCACGGCATGGACGATTACAGTGTGGCTTCACACTTTAAACTGCCAGTG GACTGTATGGTGGATGAAGATGGGAAGTTCACAGATCTGGCTGGACCTGAGCTCCAGAACCTGCCTGTGATGACCGAGGGAACTGATAAAG tgaTTTCGCTGCTGAAggagagcagctctctgctgctggaggagcagtgcgTCCACAGTTATCCATACGACTGGCGCACCAAGCAGCCTGTGGTCATCAGGCCCAGTAAACAGTGGTTCATCAACACGGCGTCGCTCAAAGACAAAGCCAAG GAAGCGCTGCAGAAGGTGACGATTCTGCCAGAGTCGGCCAGAAGCAGCCTGCTGGCCATGCTGGACAGTCGGACCTACTGGTGCATCTCCAGGCAGCGGAGCTGGGGGGTCCCCATCCCGGTGTTCTACCACGGAGAGAGCCGAGAACCTCTGATCAACAA ATACACGGTGGCCCACGTCGCAAAACTCTTCAAAGAAAAGGGCAGCGACTGTTGGTGGGAGCTTCCCATCGAAGCTTTGCTGCCTCCAGAAGTTCTCAAGAAG AGTAAAGCGGGACCGGCGAGCGACTACGTTCGAGGAGAAGACGTTTTGGACATCTGGTTCGACAGCGGAGCATCGTGGGCAGCCGTGCTGGAAG AGTCGGACCCCAGAGCAGACGCGTATGTGGAGGGAAAGGACCAGCTGGGAGGCTGGTTTCAGTCCTCGCTGCTCACCAGCGTGGCGGTCAGGAACAAGGCGCCTTACAA GTCTCTGGTGGTTCACGGCTTTGCCGTCAGCGAAAAGGGAGAGAAGATGTCCAAGTCTCTGGGAAACGTAGTCGATCCTGATGAAGTCATCAACGGGACAAAG GATGGCGGTCTTCCGGCTTACGGAGCAGACGTGCTCCGTTGGTGGGTCGCAGAGTCAAACGTCTTCTCCGAAGTCCAGATTGGACCCAGCGCCCTGAACTCTGCGCGGGACAGCATCAGTAAG GTGAGGAACACGCTCAGGTTCCTGCTCGGGAACCTGCACGGGTTCGACCCGCGACTTCAGACCGTAGACCCGACGCAGATGCGCTACGTCGACCAGTACATGCTGCACCTGCTGCGCGAGTTCGGCATGAAG GTCACAGACGCCTACAGCGAGTTTGACGCCGGCAGGGTGGTCCGTATCCTCCAAGCCTTCATCACCAGAGACCTCTCCAGCTTTTACTTCAGTGTCATCAAAGACAG GTTGTACTGCGATGCAGAAGACTCGCTGGGCAGGAGGTCCTGTCAGACGGCTTTAGAGGAAATTCTGGACGGGGTAACCCGATCTGTGGCTCCCATCCTGCCACACCTAGCAGAGGAGGTCTACCTGCACACACCGGGACACGAGA GAGAAACGTTATTCAGAAGCGGATGGATCAAAAGCAGCTCCGTGTGGCGGCGACCAGGTTTAGAGGAGGCCGTGGAAGGAGCTTGTGCCATCAGGGACTCCTTCCTGTCCTCCATTCCCGGGAAAAACCCCAACCAGTACGAGCTCACCATCGCCATCGAGCCCGGTCTTCTGTTTGAGCTCATGGAG TCTCTCCAGGAAGAGtccacctccaccacctcccAGCTGGTGGAGCTAATGATGGCGGCGCGGGTCAACCTGGCCAGCGACCTGCCTCGAGACCTGCACCCAGACGCCCTGCTGAACCATGGGACCTTCCTCATCAACCTGGAAG GTGGGGTCATCCGAGAGGACAGCCCCTACAGCATCGCCGTGACGCCCACCTCTGCTGCTCGCTGCCCACGGTGTCGCCGCTACACGGCAGAGTCTGCAGACTGCCTCTGTCCGCGCTGCAGCGGCGTCGTCTCACAGGCTCACTGA